A genomic window from Streptomyces sp. NBC_01429 includes:
- the rpsH gene encoding 30S ribosomal protein S8, with protein MTMTDPIADMLTRLRNANSAYHDDVVMPHSKIKSHIAEILQQEGFITGWKVEDAEVGKNLVLELKFGPNRERSIAGIKRISKPGLRVYAKSTNLPKVLGGLGVAIISTSHGLLTGQQASKKGVGGEVLAYVW; from the coding sequence ATGACCATGACTGATCCCATCGCAGACATGCTCACGCGTCTGCGCAACGCGAACTCGGCATACCACGACGACGTCGTGATGCCGCACAGCAAGATCAAGTCGCACATCGCGGAGATCCTCCAGCAGGAGGGCTTCATCACCGGCTGGAAGGTCGAGGACGCCGAAGTCGGCAAGAACCTCGTCCTGGAGCTGAAGTTCGGCCCGAACCGCGAGCGTTCGATCGCCGGCATCAAGCGCATCTCCAAGCCGGGTCTGCGCGTGTACGCGAAGTCCACCAATCTGCCGAAGGTCCTCGGCGGCCTGGGCGTGGCGATCATCTCCACGTCCCACGGTCTCCTGACCGGCCAGCAGGCCAGCAAGAAGGGCGTAGGTGGGGAAGTCCTCGCCTACGTCTGGTAG